The sequence below is a genomic window from Chaetodon auriga isolate fChaAug3 chromosome 8, fChaAug3.hap1, whole genome shotgun sequence.
ACATGAACCTTGACATGGGATATTTTAAAATACGtgctttatttaaaattaaaggATTAAATAGCAACAACAGAAGGCATTTACAAATTATGTACATTATTCATATCATTTTTTCAAGCATCTCATTAGCTGGAAATCAAGGCAGCACTTGTGCTTCAGCACAGGTCATTCTCGTGAAATCATACATTCGTTACTGCCAGGAAACATTCCTGATAAGATCAAATAAGCATTTTAAGATTTCGGATGAAATGAGTGACCACTGAAATCACCAGAGCTGTGCAGGAAAGCACAGTGAAAGTGAGAACTGCTGTGGTGAAGAAGCGtaaaacttttgtttttctgttgaaatgAACAGGAATATCTGGAAGGTGATTCAGGTCAAACAAATGTATGTAAACTCAGAGTAATCAGTGTGTGTTCCAAGCAAGTGTGAGCAATGAGTGAGCCGGAGCAGTGGAGGGGATGTAGCCCACAGCGGGGTCCCACACTTCAAACTGGATCGCTGATGATGAcctacaaaacacaaacacaaagttcagAGGAATGAATTTCCTGTCattagcacaaaaaaaaaaaaaaaaaaaatcacataccTGTTGAGTACGATCAGCACTACTGAGCCATCTGGTCTGATGAAAGCACAGTATTCAAGGCCTGTTTGCTGACTGGTGGACACGCCCACTCTCTGAGACCCCTCCCACAGGAACTTACTGTGTAAAACAGGGGATTTATGTGGATCTCATTGGACTCAGATCTCATAAGAACAcgtgaaatgtgacattttgtgtAAAGTAGCGGATAAGACCCAGTTTGCTACCTGAAGTGGGCCATGCTGTAGAAGCTCGGCTGCTTGTAGAAGACATCTCGATGTGCATCCACTATAACAGGGCTGTCCACAAAGTTTTTGACCCAGGTTGGTCCACCTGTCTGGTCCAACGCCAGGTTCCAGTCAGTCCAACCCACCACATAATGATTTAAGTCCTGCCATGGAGAAAACGCCCGCAGTTGAGAATCTTGTTAACTTggttgaaacgtgttgctggcatcaaattcagaataagcttaTATTAATGAagctgaggtcaaacattaaatgtactGTCTTTATACTGTCTTCAGATGAACATGTCAAAAAAGATGATctaattattttttatgttttaaacagtgacccaacttttttgaaatcagggttgtacCAGGTGTTTTGAGTGAATCCACTGGGCCGGTGTCTGCTGTTCTTCTCAAATGTCACAAGAACAGCACATCTACATAAACAAATCCCTGCTGATTCACAAGACATCTAGAGTCTGAATGCACCCATGCAAAATGGATAGAATGGAGGGAGTCCGATTTCCTTTGAGAGAGAGCGAAGTAAGAAGAGACAAAACACCAGTTCCAGCTTGCTTTGATGGCCTGCAGGCAGTTTCTAAGctgagtgtgtgcagcagactgCACCTTGTAAACCTGCACTGCAGCATCGAGGGAGGTGATTCACCTTTCAGGAACAGCTCGCAGCCCGTCAGATCTCACATCTGTTACAGCGGATCTGACTGAACAAGCATAACCCTCGTGCATAAGCTAAGATGATCTCACCTCTATAATGTCATGTGCATACTGTTCAGCCCTGTTCCAGCTACCCAGCTTCACCCCTCTGTCCAGTGGGCTCCAGCCAGAGCAGGCCTCTGTGGCGAACAGGTAATACTCTGGGTAGAGATGATGGGTGACTCCCAGGCTTATCTCAGCTGGGACAAGTTTGTCCATGTACCAGTGAACTGCCACACCATGAATGTACCGTCCTGCATGGACATCATTTAGGacctggagggaaaaaaagactcGAGTCAAAACCAAGTTTCCACATAAAATGCATGCAAAATGTTTAGTTTCCTAAAAAAAGGCCTTATTTAAAAATCTTCGATTTCACTTACAAGtcttaaatgttttctcttgCCTGCTGTACACAGTAATGTGAGTTCAGTCCCTTCTGCTAGCTACAGTTGAGGGTAAGCTCATTGTCTCATAGAGGCCACGTGTTAATTTTAGCAAAAGTTTCAATgaatttatcatttttttttattggttaaTCTATCCATGGATATTAAGCTGCTCATCCTGGTCCAGGTCACATTAATATAATTGACTACCCACTAAGGAATTCTTGCTTTATGCTGCTGGGAAgtactgaaaaaaatgtattataataataaataattctagGCCACATTGTCCCCACTGGTTCTCTGTCATACTTTCATAATCTGGTCGTTGTGACTGTGAAATCTGTACTAAATTTCATTCTATGTGGTCATAAAACAGtttcaaaatgtcttaaatTTGCCATGGTGAACCCTGCAGCGTTAGACTGGTGCTTGTCCACAGCACCAGGCTGACCGCAAGTCTGACAAAGTTTACCATGACCTTTCCTACTATCTCCTCGTCCTTGGACTCACCACTTTAGCCcagtgaggcagcagcaggcggTTGTCATCCAgtatgagtatgtgtgtgtgtgggtgtgacgAGGCGTGCAGGGCAGGGCCCAGGTCCAGAGCCACCCagtccctctgctcctcaggaGTGAAGCCCAGAgcctgaaaactgcagtgagaCAAAGATGCTTCTCAGTCTGCTGTGAGTCGTGACTACGGTGAATTCTGTGTCATATCATTTGAAGGAAGACCTGTAGTTTGTTATCTGTCCTGCGGAGGGCTCATTCCCCGTGGTTAATGCCCAGAAGGTCAAGTTATATTTAGCATATTCCTCAAGGAAcctgagaggaaagaagaaaagccgCCATCAGGGTAAGTTTCCCTCGCCTCAAACATTCCCAACATGTGACATCACGTTCATGTAAAGCCCCACACGTCACCTGATGTAATACTGAGCCCAGGTCTTATGCTCCTTGCCCCCTGGGTGGCCCTTCAGGGAGCCCTTTCCTATGAGTGCACCGCTAGTTTTCATCCAGGCGGGGGCGCTCCAGGAACTggccagcagagacagagggcgAGGAGACAAGGCCTGAGCGCGCTGCAGGAGAGGgatctgaggaggaggaggaggaggaggaggaggaggaggaggaggaggagagcttaGAGGGATGGAGTGAGggacatgtgcacatgtgtgagtAGGATGAGTGACAGACCTTCATGGTGATGTCCTCAGGGGCCAGCGTGAAATTGTCCAGGTTGTAGTCTCCAGGTGTGTCAGCATACGTGTACAGACGGGTGGAGAAGTCACAGCTGGCCATGGGCACACGCAGCACGCTGTAGCCGATACCTGCCGGAGACAATGGCATCGGTAAGATCTACGACCGCATCACAATCCAGAACGATCATTTATCGACTTGTAGAGTAAAATATTTTGATGATACACGTCGGAAAACTCCACAATCAGATACTCGCAGCCACACCTTTCTTTACATGAAATCATTTTGAGTatcagcagagaggacacatgGAGACACATTGTTGAAAAACTGTACATCAATAAACACTCAAAATGTCCATATATCTGCGAACAACAAGAATATAGTGTTAAAAACcatttgttaaatgttttatatCCTAAATAGGGGGAGTAACAGTAAAGCTGGAATTAGatattgacatttttgttttgctttgaatATAGTTTGAATATTTGATTCTGCATTAAGTTAACCGTACGATGACGTCTACGTACATATTTCGGTAAACAGCCTCATCACGATCATGATAACGTCCTAAAACATACAGTCcagacctgaaaacagcacgTACGAGTGAGGCTGGACGATGAGGATGCTGCGATGATGATTCTGTTAATGTGGGAAACAAACGAACCTGCACATACAGACACCTCTCACAGAATGTGTGAAATGGATTTTTCATTATGTTGGAACAGGacaactgctgctgtgtgaaaaagTGTGGTTGCtatgtgtttttacattaaaaaaggacaaaaagactGAGACATTTGCATCTTATTTGTGGATATTCCTGGATATTATGGTCACACTCTTCTGATTCATTACccatctgcttttttttcccttttactTCACATACCTTCAGGGGAGAAGTACTGTCGTAGCAGCTGGTCCTGAGCACcggcagacagagacaggatgtTAATGGCTGCTGCGTCCGTCATAGCGCCACCGAATCCCCTGATCTTCTGGTACTTCTGGTAGGGAACGATAGTCAACCTGAGGCCTGAAAGAGGGACATTAATATGAGACGAGAGATGCTCTCCACCTGCTCCAACACCACAGACATCGCAGGAAAACTCTGTCGCTCACCTGGCCCGGTGCTGTTCACCTGGACCCGACCCTGGCCTGCTTCTAGTCTGCTGCCGGTCATGCTGGTCAGGTAGGAGGAGTACTGGCCCAGAGGAGGCAAGGTGACTGAGCCAACGCTGTCACAGTACGTCGaattacactcacacacaaccgAGTCATGGCCGAAACTTCTGGCAACACATCCGGTGCTTCCTGGAAGGAGAAGGAGTCAgaaaaacatgatgtttttcctcattgtgACAGTCTTCAGTGACAGCGTTCTACTGTCATGGAGTCTAagtgagtacatttactcaaatactgtacttcagtacaaagTCAAGGTACTTCTAGTTTGAAACATTGCACTTCTACTCCACAACATCTCAGACTGAACCTTCTTCTCCACTACAGGGAGCATTGTTCTGCGTTTAGTATTGCAATATTTTCACAGTTACTTCTGCTGAAGGATGTGAATATTTCTCCTGATGGTGTGTTACCTGTGCAGAGGGTCACTTCTGCTGTGAGGAAAACGAGGGCCAGCAGGAGGGACGGTGGCAACGACAACGCCATTTTATCTGCAAACAAGGAATACTGAAATTAGTCTACAGCGTTGAAAGTtcaaattcaataaaataaCGCTTTAAATCGGGGTAAAATGGCAAAAGCACGCTAACAAGGAGCCAGCTGCTCGTTTCTTTTACCTAACACTCTcacattttactgtcatttcaTTCAGAGCGCTTTGAAAAGACGAGCTCACCTGAGAGGAAGCGATACACACCTAACTCAAAGATCTACACTCAGCCGTCACCTTAGCTTGGTCCAATCTGCCATGTCAGCCACCGTGTTTTGGCCATCAACGGTGACTTTGGAccagtcatgtgactttgtgaACTGTCACGTGAACAAGAGTGCGATACTCTGACCAGCCGCCAGGTGGTGCCGTACCATTAACCATTCAAGGTGAGTTAAAGCAACCGAGCAGCGTCAGGAAATGGGGCTTTGTAGTAAATTTTATGAGTATTATGAACCGTAGTCCCTCTCAAATATGAGTTTAAGCCAAGATTGTCCCATTTTTGCATAGCTTTCCTCCTAGTTTCTCAATTGCACATAAAGAAACTGTCTAAGGGGCAGACAACACTACTCCATTCATTAAGAAAGCTTTTCAGATTCCCACAGtgattaactttttttttccattcatctaGCTGATGTCTGAAAATTAGCAAAATTGAACTACAATATTTGCAAATAAAGACTGGATGtgtaagaaaaaacacaattcttTATAGTCCACTTAAAGTGACAGACAACAATTATTTAACCTGctttcaaatgacaaaaaaggccttttttttactcaattcaacattttattaTCAAAGTAGTACACATGCATCATAATTTACAGAGGGGCACATATAGACAtggacattttttatttatgtatttgtagGACATCGATATTTGTGTGATTTAAGTCCTATGTAGCTTCACATAAACGCACAAATTCTTTCCAACATTGACGGATTTCTATTGCTCAAAAAGATGAGctctttcttcccttcctctgTTTGACCTGGGGAGAACAAAAGAATTTAAAGTTACTAAAGCAGCATCACTTCACGGTATTTTTTAGAAAGCAAAGCATTCCCAGTATCACCACTTACTCTGCGGATGCTGCAGCCAGTGGCGGTCCATATAGTAGAGGTAACAGCTCTCAAACTCCCTCTCGCTGTAGTTGGGCACTGACACTGGGATGAATGGGTCCATGCTGTCAAAGCCACTCTGATGAGTGAAACGCAGACAAGAAGTCAACACATTGGACATCAAAAATCTAGAGAGGCATATCATCATATATGATGCACCACAGGCCCTTTTACAATATTCAGACAAATACAGATAGTAATATTTATATGATTTAAAAGCATAGAGGGGAGAAATCAGTCAGTGGTCAACAACACAAGTCTAAATGATTAATATTAGGCAATTACAACAATATGCTTTTTAGCTATGACAAGAATGTTATACGACCCGAGTTTTATAGTTCAATCACTGCCCAGTATAAATGGAAGAGGTGGGCGACAGTAATGGATTTATCGGTCAATTGGGAAATTGATCTTTTGACTTGCAGACATCCACTAAATACAACCACTATAAATAATATTACAAGCCACTTCAACAATACAAACAGGTGCAGCTTTAAGCATATAAGGAAATGAACAGGGAAGACAGGATGGGGACAGTGAGATGCATTCAAGGATGGGACTCATCCTTTGTCACAGTTAATCTGTCCACTGGCTAAACTACTGGATATGCGGCCTGTTTGGATGCTCACAGAAAGTTGAGATGCTTGTCACAAAGCAACAGCAAAGCATCGACAACAAAGCGCAACCATCATGTCTTCTGTGCACTGCTTGACTTGATTCTGAAAAACAACTTCTGCCCATGGGTCCTGATGACTTGAGTGATGCAGTCTTGAGGTCAGATTTGCAATTTCCTGACTAATGACCAAAgttagagaagagaaaggaagactaatctgctgtcagagctggagGGCAAGTGCTACAGATTATAAAGTACAATAAAATGACATCTGACCTCTCCCAGCAGCTCATGAGGCAAGTAGGCAGATTTTGAAGTGTAGAGAGACCCAGTCTGAGACAGAGTGGTGATGATGGCGCCTCCAGTCTGAGACAAAGGTAATCAATGTTAAtgggaaataaaaaaacagaaatacaacatTCTCATGCAGCTGTGGTCATCGCCTTCAGTGTGTTCTGCTCACCCAGTCGTTCTTCATCAGCTTCCTCAGGTTATGAATCACAGTGAGCTCTTCTGGTTCCACCTGACAGAcagcgagaaagagagacataAGACATCCTGTCTGCGGAAAAGGCATGAAGACAAGTATGACAGGAGTGTGAACGTGATTCCTCACAGGACTCCTGTCCTCCTTCCTGATGGTGGATCTTCCCCACAGGGCGTTGACACCATCCACAGCCACCGCCAGCCGGAAGTCTGACTCTGGCTGCCCGCTTTGCAGCTTCAGCTCCTTTATGACAGCCCCCACcacatcactgctgctcttcactCGGGTGATACCCTTCAGCAAAGGAAACACCATCAGAAGTCTCATCACATTGTCATAGGGAGGGAAATCAAAGGCAGTTAAAGGGGAACTCTACATCTGTGAACTCGAGTTACCACCTCATGGTCGCATGCCTCTGTCAACCAGTCAAGCTGCagttacatccatgtctgtccacacTCATATATGAAGTTATCATTGTACTGACATGTTTGAgtccagtgaataatttccagtgaggaATTTTCTatcttcattat
It includes:
- the gba1 gene encoding lysosomal acid glucosylceramidase translates to MALSLPPSLLLALVFLTAEVTLCTGSTGCVARSFGHDSVVCECNSTYCDSVGSVTLPPLGQYSSYLTSMTGSRLEAGQGRVQVNSTGPGLRLTIVPYQKYQKIRGFGGAMTDAAAINILSLSAGAQDQLLRQYFSPEGIGYSVLRVPMASCDFSTRLYTYADTPGDYNLDNFTLAPEDITMKIPLLQRAQALSPRPLSLLASSWSAPAWMKTSGALIGKGSLKGHPGGKEHKTWAQYYIRFLEEYAKYNLTFWALTTGNEPSAGQITNYSFQALGFTPEEQRDWVALDLGPALHASSHPHTHILILDDNRLLLPHWAKVVLNDVHAGRYIHGVAVHWYMDKLVPAEISLGVTHHLYPEYYLFATEACSGWSPLDRGVKLGSWNRAEQYAHDIIEDLNHYVVGWTDWNLALDQTGGPTWVKNFVDSPVIVDAHRDVFYKQPSFYSMAHFSKFLWEGSQRVGVSTSQQTGLEYCAFIRPDGSVVLIVLNRSSSAIQFEVWDPAVGYIPSTAPAHSLLTLAWNTH